In the genome of Ignavibacteria bacterium, one region contains:
- the porV gene encoding type IX secretion system outer membrane channel protein PorV has translation MLLSESKVFAQSTNAVTTGVPFLLIGPNSRMAGMGETGTAIADDATAMHWNPSGLAYQTVGTEISFTHSPWLAGLNIGDLFYDYVAARKYIPSINGTVGASLTYLNIGEIIYTDETGRTDETRNYKAYELAFAVAYATKLSKDWGVGVTTRLIYSRLSPEITVGNERGTGTAFTTSFDLAGLWRPTSGSKIIANKLSVGMNLSNLGPKISYVDAAQADPLPTQLRVGLGYLLFENEGNSLTLTVDFAKLLVKRDTTGQSDPFYEAIFTSWSGDVLKSIQTSIGAEYWYGNPKLIALRAGYFYEDPSYGNRKFITLGAGIRYSLYGFDFSYINALEENHPLANTLRFGLSVSF, from the coding sequence ATGTTGCTAAGTGAATCAAAAGTTTTTGCCCAATCAACGAACGCCGTTACTACAGGTGTTCCGTTCCTTCTTATAGGACCTAACTCAAGAATGGCCGGTATGGGTGAAACTGGAACTGCAATTGCTGATGATGCAACTGCTATGCACTGGAACCCTTCAGGTTTGGCTTATCAAACCGTAGGAACAGAAATCAGCTTTACACACTCGCCTTGGCTTGCAGGTTTGAATATCGGTGACCTTTTTTATGACTATGTCGCCGCAAGAAAATATATTCCAAGCATAAACGGAACAGTCGGCGCAAGCTTGACATATCTTAACATCGGTGAAATCATTTATACGGATGAAACCGGAAGAACAGATGAAACAAGAAACTATAAAGCATATGAGCTTGCATTTGCTGTTGCGTATGCAACAAAGCTCAGCAAAGACTGGGGCGTTGGCGTAACAACCCGTCTCATTTACAGCCGTTTGTCTCCTGAAATTACAGTAGGTAACGAAAGAGGAACTGGAACTGCTTTCACAACCAGCTTTGACCTTGCAGGTCTGTGGAGACCTACTTCAGGTTCAAAAATCATTGCTAACAAGCTTTCAGTCGGTATGAATTTATCAAATCTTGGTCCCAAAATTTCATACGTAGATGCGGCTCAGGCAGACCCTCTTCCGACTCAGCTGAGAGTTGGATTAGGTTATCTTTTATTTGAAAACGAAGGAAACAGCTTAACTCTGACAGTTGATTTCGCAAAGCTTCTTGTAAAAAGAGATACAACAGGTCAGTCAGATCCTTTTTATGAAGCAATTTTCACTTCATGGAGCGGTGATGTCTTAAAATCAATACAAACCTCTATCGGTGCTGAATACTGGTATGGAAATCCGAAACTTATTGCGTTAAGAGCAGGATACTTTTATGAAGATCCTTCATACGGTAACAGAAAGTTCATAACCTTAGGTGCAGGTATAAGATATAGCTTATATGGATTTGACTTCAGTTATATAAACGCTCTCGAGGAAAATCATCCTCTTGCAAATACGCTTAGGTTCGGTTTATCCGTAAGTTTCTAA
- a CDS encoding T9SS type A sorting domain-containing protein, with amino-acid sequence MKNRILFLIALITIIPSLLFSQNKFNGNYKLSHPLKFGAENTFNSNAFKRGNDSIKVVAILVQFQEDNSGLTSGNGRFDLSNKYLNPSTGRDTVIDAPPYDSAYFVDHLEFLQNYFTKSSKGQLNISYDLYGRVITLPKKMEEYSPRDGEPLNKLGGLFTDAWAAADSFINFSQYNPSNTMFIVFHAGVGRDVDLKSILGFDPTPFDIPSVYLGLKNLREFFGTTYNGFQTQDGFFIQNSAIMPSTELRELDLISGNFLLELGINGLICANVGSFLGLPDLFNTSNGKTAIGRFGLMDGQSIFSYSGIFPPEPSAWEKYYLGWVEPIPISYGEFNYKVKTSSTGTFSDSTMYKVLINSSEYFLVENRNRDALNLGQTVYTRNRAFNDSTRYTQDVEGFVYYDISKINGNVTDVTTLDWSLPGLINDTAYYKGGILIWHIDENVINANLANNTVNNNINHRGVDLEEAKGAQLIGVTFNTPFGEVTGDGSYYDFWYRGEHGVPSTIYKNEFTPTSFPSSLSYSLANNNINIYNFDTILPVMTFTVRIGGNTVKPIANFPKFLGIDTTGNSQPIAFNFIGNNSDEIFVNNNYRTYGFNSIGNSLTASADGLIDTSGKYIPALMTNPNNSKLLIAIGKYSFNSNNSINYIDTNFVKQFITGSVLALTSVPLISDTSLYTASNKIIWKFSPNQSSQISFADTTVIQFTKLQTSDVEYITIKHKYITSGIFRSAPVERTLITTLDNKLILNGTQLNLNYNIQNIQQPPIFVPVSKNSDQSIVFVADNKVYALNDKGVMLDNFPVQLTSNVTSGISVADLNSDNIYDLIFVTGEGNLMAYGMDGKIVDGFPVLVGENTTSTPAIGNFNDSIGIIVMGSDGYLYGFKTSYAYNTANVLWKNYLKNSSLSNSQSNIASQSSFATKLPADRVYNWPNPVYDNKTYIRYYLNGNATSVTIKVMDLSGELITELPGTKFPNLDNEVAWDVSSVQSGVYYGVVEAEIDGTKESRIIKIAIVK; translated from the coding sequence ATGAAAAACAGAATTCTTTTTTTAATAGCGCTCATAACAATAATCCCCTCTTTATTATTTTCACAGAATAAATTCAACGGAAACTACAAGCTTTCTCATCCGTTAAAGTTCGGAGCTGAAAATACTTTTAACTCAAATGCTTTCAAGAGAGGAAATGATTCGATTAAAGTTGTTGCAATCCTTGTTCAGTTTCAGGAAGATAATTCGGGTTTGACTTCAGGCAACGGAAGATTTGATTTATCCAATAAATACTTAAATCCATCTACAGGACGTGATACGGTAATCGATGCTCCTCCTTATGACAGCGCATACTTTGTCGACCACTTAGAGTTTTTGCAAAATTATTTTACTAAATCCTCCAAAGGTCAGTTAAATATTTCTTATGATTTATACGGAAGAGTTATTACTCTCCCTAAAAAAATGGAAGAATACTCCCCTCGTGACGGTGAGCCGCTTAATAAGCTCGGCGGATTGTTTACTGATGCATGGGCAGCAGCAGACAGTTTCATAAATTTCTCTCAGTATAATCCTTCAAATACTATGTTCATAGTATTTCATGCCGGAGTTGGTAGAGATGTCGATTTAAAATCAATTCTTGGTTTTGACCCGACGCCTTTCGATATTCCATCCGTTTACCTCGGATTAAAAAATCTCAGAGAATTTTTCGGAACAACATATAACGGTTTTCAGACACAGGATGGTTTTTTTATTCAAAACTCGGCTATCATGCCTTCAACCGAGCTTCGTGAGCTTGATTTAATCAGCGGTAATTTTCTGCTTGAGCTCGGCATAAACGGTTTAATATGCGCAAATGTCGGAAGTTTTCTCGGTTTGCCTGACCTGTTTAATACTTCAAACGGAAAAACTGCAATCGGAAGATTCGGGCTTATGGATGGGCAGTCAATTTTCAGTTACAGCGGTATTTTTCCTCCTGAACCGTCTGCATGGGAAAAATATTATCTCGGATGGGTTGAACCAATCCCAATTTCTTACGGTGAGTTTAATTACAAAGTTAAAACTTCATCAACAGGCACGTTCTCCGATTCCACGATGTATAAAGTTTTGATTAACAGCAGCGAGTATTTCTTAGTCGAAAACAGAAACCGTGATGCATTAAATCTCGGACAAACTGTTTATACACGAAACCGCGCTTTCAATGATTCAACAAGATATACTCAGGATGTTGAAGGATTTGTTTATTATGACATTTCAAAAATCAATGGTAACGTTACCGATGTTACTACTCTCGACTGGAGCTTGCCGGGATTAATAAACGATACAGCTTATTACAAAGGTGGAATTTTAATCTGGCATATCGATGAAAACGTTATAAACGCTAATCTTGCTAATAACACCGTTAATAATAACATAAATCACCGCGGAGTTGACCTTGAAGAAGCAAAAGGCGCACAGCTTATCGGTGTCACTTTTAACACTCCTTTTGGTGAAGTAACCGGTGACGGTTCATATTATGATTTTTGGTATCGAGGCGAACACGGCGTTCCATCAACGATTTATAAAAATGAATTCACTCCGACTTCATTCCCGAGTTCATTAAGCTACTCACTTGCAAACAACAACATAAACATTTATAACTTCGACACGATTCTTCCTGTGATGACTTTCACAGTCCGCATCGGCGGAAATACAGTAAAGCCAATAGCAAACTTCCCGAAATTCTTGGGAATTGATACAACGGGAAATTCGCAGCCAATAGCTTTCAATTTTATTGGAAATAATTCCGATGAAATTTTTGTCAATAATAATTATAGAACTTATGGCTTTAATTCTATCGGTAATAGCCTAACTGCTTCTGCTGATGGATTAATTGACACATCAGGGAAATATATTCCCGCATTAATGACAAATCCAAATAATTCAAAACTTCTGATTGCAATAGGCAAATATTCTTTTAATTCTAACAACTCTATCAATTATATTGATACTAATTTTGTTAAACAATTTATAACAGGAAGTGTGTTAGCCTTAACTTCTGTGCCACTTATTTCAGATACCTCACTTTATACAGCATCGAATAAAATTATTTGGAAGTTTTCACCAAATCAGTCTTCACAAATCTCATTTGCTGATACGACTGTTATTCAGTTTACTAAACTTCAAACTTCCGATGTTGAATATATTACTATTAAACACAAGTATATAACTTCTGGAATTTTTCGTTCAGCTCCTGTTGAAAGAACGCTCATAACAACTCTTGATAATAAATTAATTCTTAACGGAACACAGTTAAATTTAAATTACAACATTCAGAATATTCAGCAGCCACCTATTTTTGTTCCTGTAAGCAAGAACTCAGACCAGAGCATTGTTTTCGTTGCTGATAATAAAGTTTATGCGTTAAACGACAAAGGGGTTATGCTTGATAACTTCCCTGTCCAGCTTACATCTAATGTTACATCGGGAATATCAGTTGCTGACTTAAACAGCGATAATATTTATGATTTAATTTTTGTAACCGGAGAAGGAAACTTAATGGCTTATGGAATGGATGGAAAAATCGTTGATGGATTCCCTGTACTGGTTGGAGAAAATACAACTTCAACACCAGCAATCGGTAACTTCAATGACTCTATCGGAATAATAGTAATGGGCAGTGATGGGTATTTATACGGTTTCAAAACTTCTTATGCTTATAATACGGCAAATGTCTTATGGAAAAACTACCTCAAGAACTCTTCATTATCAAATTCGCAGTCAAATATTGCTTCCCAGTCATCATTCGCAACAAAGCTTCCTGCTGACCGTGTTTATAACTGGCCAAATCCTGTTTATGACAACAAAACTTATATCAGATATTATTTAAACGGAAACGCAACTTCCGTAACAATCAAAGTTATGGATTTATCAGGAGAGCTCATCACAGAGCTTCCGGGAACGAAATTCCCTAACCTCGATAACGAAGTCGCATGGGACGTAAGCAGTGTTCAGAGCGGTGTTTATTACGGCGTTGTTGAAGCGGAAATAGACGGAACAAAAGAATCACGCATTATAAAAATAGCAATTGTTAAATAA
- a CDS encoding glycosyltransferase, protein MTEFFLIAAVLYLLIHLYIFSGLLKSFNLKKTKDLPAFVSVIVAARNEKDNIVQCINSLKELTYHKGKFEIILVNDKSTDDTKNLMLDHTKGLPQFVVIDSRSTESTNLKGKANAIDTAIEISKGEIIMTSDADCIISKNWITETVSYYDDKTGMVCGFTNIKSDKSLFEKVQAIDWVYLLSLASGSSGINQTLSCIGNNLSFRKSAYDDVGGYNGIDFSITEDFALMRAIHKLKKYKIKYPVNPESVVWTEGCSDFKTLYKQKKRWFKGGLKINLLGYCMGFELYSMNLALFFGWIFLPLPVYLFVILIKFISELLLIIPVMKRLNLIKLLEYYIFFEIYFAAYGLLLPLTFITGHKIEWKDRKF, encoded by the coding sequence ATGACAGAATTTTTCCTAATTGCGGCTGTTCTATATCTGTTAATTCATCTTTATATTTTTTCAGGATTATTAAAATCTTTTAATCTTAAAAAAACTAAAGACCTGCCTGCATTTGTTTCCGTTATCGTTGCAGCAAGAAATGAAAAAGATAATATCGTTCAATGCATCAATAGCTTAAAAGAGCTGACTTATCACAAAGGAAAGTTTGAAATCATTTTGGTTAATGATAAATCAACCGATGACACGAAAAATCTGATGCTTGATCATACAAAAGGATTACCGCAGTTTGTCGTGATTGACTCACGTTCAACCGAATCAACCAACCTTAAAGGCAAAGCAAACGCAATCGATACGGCAATTGAAATCTCGAAGGGAGAAATAATTATGACTTCCGATGCCGATTGCATTATTTCGAAAAATTGGATTACTGAAACTGTGTCTTATTATGATGATAAAACAGGAATGGTCTGCGGTTTTACAAATATCAAATCCGATAAATCCTTATTTGAAAAAGTTCAGGCAATAGACTGGGTTTATCTGCTTTCACTTGCATCAGGAAGCTCGGGAATAAATCAGACTCTAAGCTGCATAGGAAATAATTTATCATTCAGAAAGTCCGCTTATGATGATGTCGGCGGCTACAACGGTATTGATTTTTCAATTACGGAAGATTTTGCATTAATGCGCGCAATCCATAAGCTGAAAAAATATAAAATAAAATATCCTGTAAACCCTGAGAGTGTTGTGTGGACTGAAGGTTGTTCCGATTTCAAAACTTTATACAAACAAAAGAAAAGGTGGTTTAAAGGAGGACTCAAAATAAATCTGCTTGGCTACTGCATGGGTTTTGAGTTGTATTCGATGAATCTTGCGCTCTTCTTCGGATGGATTTTTCTGCCTTTGCCGGTTTATCTTTTTGTTATTCTCATAAAATTCATTTCTGAATTATTGCTGATTATCCCCGTTATGAAAAGATTAAATTTGATTAAGCTTTTAGAGTATTACATATTTTTTGAAATATATTTTGCAGCGTATGGATTGCTTCTCCCGTTAACATTCATAACAGGACATAAAATAGAATGGAAGGACAGAAAGTTTTAA
- a CDS encoding DUF2520 domain-containing protein, whose product MNAKKLNICIIGAGKLGSHLITNLVSRKYSIKYVVNRDEKVNNIIRKDFKKVFVTDKISKDVINDSDVILICVQDRYISNVFKRILSLKLNLKNKYFIHTSGSLTSDIFKSRAVNSKRIASFHPVQTFSSIDFKNKKIFDEVYFGIEGGSEAISLLKNITKSLNSNYLIIDKKYKTIYHIACVISSNYLVTQYYLLDKILRKIGINNAKASGVFKSIVNETISNIDKKGAVLSLTGPVVRGDKKIINEHISEIRSKIPELYNYYTELLKLTSQVAKEKKALSK is encoded by the coding sequence ATGAATGCAAAGAAACTGAATATTTGTATTATTGGCGCGGGAAAACTCGGTTCGCATTTGATTACGAATTTAGTTTCAAGGAAGTATTCAATTAAATATGTTGTTAACCGTGATGAAAAGGTTAACAACATAATAAGAAAAGATTTCAAAAAAGTTTTTGTAACGGATAAAATATCCAAAGATGTTATTAATGATTCGGATGTAATTTTAATCTGCGTTCAGGATAGATATATTTCCAATGTGTTTAAGAGAATTTTGAGTCTTAAGTTAAATTTAAAAAATAAATATTTTATTCATACAAGCGGTTCTCTGACTTCCGATATATTTAAATCACGTGCAGTTAATTCAAAACGAATAGCATCGTTTCACCCCGTGCAGACGTTCAGCAGCATAGATTTTAAGAACAAAAAAATTTTTGATGAGGTTTATTTCGGAATTGAAGGAGGAAGCGAAGCAATTAGCCTGCTTAAAAACATAACTAAAAGTTTAAATTCAAATTATTTAATAATTGATAAAAAATATAAAACTATTTATCATATTGCTTGTGTGATTTCATCGAATTATCTTGTAACTCAATATTATTTACTCGATAAAATTTTGAGAAAAATCGGGATTAATAATGCAAAGGCGAGCGGAGTGTTCAAGAGCATAGTTAATGAGACTATTTCAAACATAGATAAAAAAGGTGCGGTTTTATCGCTTACCGGACCTGTCGTGAGGGGTGACAAAAAAATAATAAATGAACATATTTCGGAAATCAGGAGTAAAATACCCGAGCTGTATAATTATTATACAGAGTTGTTAAAATTAACCTCACAAGTTGCAAAAGAAAAAAAAGCCCTGTCAAAATAA
- the dtd gene encoding D-aminoacyl-tRNA deacylase, whose protein sequence is MIAVIQRVLNSNVVIDGKIYSEINKGLMVLLGVKKGDTKETGKHLANKILDLRIFEDENGKMNLSVKDVQGEILVISQFTLCTDKNKSGNRPSFTFAEEPQIANEMYEYFVNELKQNYDSDKIKTGVFAADMKVNLTNDGPVTIILEKE, encoded by the coding sequence ATGATTGCGGTTATACAAAGAGTTCTGAACTCTAATGTTGTCATTGATGGCAAGATTTACAGTGAGATAAATAAAGGTTTGATGGTTCTTTTAGGAGTTAAGAAAGGCGATACAAAAGAAACGGGAAAGCACTTAGCAAACAAGATTCTTGACCTGAGAATTTTTGAAGATGAAAACGGAAAAATGAATCTAAGTGTAAAAGACGTGCAGGGAGAGATTTTAGTAATTTCACAATTTACTTTATGCACAGATAAAAATAAAAGCGGCAACAGACCGAGTTTTACATTTGCTGAAGAGCCGCAAATTGCGAATGAGATGTATGAATATTTTGTGAACGAACTAAAGCAAAATTATGATTCTGATAAAATCAAAACAGGAGTTTTTGCCGCTGATATGAAAGTTAATCTGACTAATGATGGTCCTGTAACAATAATTCTTGAAAAAGAATAG
- the prmC gene encoding peptide chain release factor N(5)-glutamine methyltransferase translates to MSLTKEKKKLSSLLDILNYSADLLKEKGINDARLNVELMLCEVLKCDRMKLYLDFEKPLSMAEITQFKQILKRRLTNEPLQYILGKTNFYGYEIEVNKNVLIPRQETEILVEKVLNDIINSSKQFVNIFEIGAGSGCISIALSGELTKKNIGHKIISIDKSTEAVELANKNKELNNISNNLEFSVCDLFEFQNDSVRFDYIVSNPPYISEDEFKELDVEVRDFEPKIALTDFGDGLKFYKEIFRLKKERYTDAKVFCEMAYNQSGKIKNLVEQYGFKDYEIYKDLSGIDRVIEVVN, encoded by the coding sequence ATGAGTTTGACGAAAGAAAAGAAAAAGCTGAGTTCGTTATTGGATATTTTGAATTACTCAGCTGATTTATTGAAAGAAAAGGGGATTAATGATGCGAGGTTAAATGTTGAGCTAATGTTGTGTGAAGTTTTGAAATGCGACAGAATGAAGCTGTATCTTGATTTTGAGAAACCATTAAGCATGGCTGAGATAACGCAGTTTAAGCAGATTTTAAAACGAAGATTGACTAATGAACCGCTTCAGTATATTTTAGGAAAGACTAATTTTTATGGTTATGAAATTGAGGTTAATAAAAATGTTTTAATTCCCAGGCAGGAAACTGAAATTTTAGTTGAGAAAGTTTTAAATGACATTATTAATTCAAGCAAGCAATTTGTGAATATTTTTGAAATAGGCGCAGGCTCGGGATGTATTTCAATTGCGTTGTCAGGAGAATTGACAAAGAAAAACATAGGTCATAAAATTATTTCAATCGATAAATCAACAGAAGCCGTTGAGCTTGCAAATAAAAATAAAGAGTTGAATAACATTAGCAACAATCTTGAGTTTTCGGTTTGTGATTTATTTGAGTTTCAGAATGATTCCGTGAGGTTTGATTACATAGTTTCTAATCCGCCTTATATTTCCGAAGATGAATTTAAAGAATTAGACGTTGAAGTTCGTGATTTTGAACCTAAAATTGCGCTTACTGATTTTGGTGACGGGTTAAAATTTTATAAGGAAATTTTCAGATTAAAAAAAGAGAGATATACTGATGCTAAAGTTTTTTGTGAAATGGCTTATAACCAATCGGGAAAAATTAAGAATTTAGTTGAGCAATATGGATTTAAAGACTATGAAATATATAAAGACCTTAGCGGTATAGATCGTGTGATTGAGGTAGTTAATTAA
- a CDS encoding amidohydrolase yields MMKLRAILILLLGCLLLQSCGKEPDVIYKNGKIHTYDANNTIAEAIAIKDGKILEVGTNNDILGKYESVNIVDLGGKVVLPGFIDCEGSLAEFSKNLSLINLSTAKSVAEITALVNERVKNLPSDSWVGGFFWNELILPEAELNKMDKSVLDSISTTQNIYLVNLDGSIVWVNSKLLNTLKITKDTPNPKDGEIGRYEDGELNGFLFDAAVNLVRENIPEFSNDEMKQSMIKGVNELVKYGITELQDRTVNSTSLEAIKQLINEDKFPIRMYAVLSSGDNTFNEYLQKGIELNYKDKLTVRAVSIDYDGAFGLQSASMLDDYKTEPHRIVPYAVEPDIVDLLKKAAAKNFQVRVKTVGDNAVVASLNAYEKVNNEIKLTDSRTVFEHIEFADKNSINRIRDYNIIPSVRPENAMLDFEIITPKVGDRSLSQWALWNSLLQAAGKLTIGSDFPFQQINPFVNMYYLTTRQFTDTTMASITNPNEKISLDDAIRAYTIWAAYSAFQEEYKGSLEKDKFADMVVISNDIYANPKNLLSAKVEKTIINGKVVYQSGN; encoded by the coding sequence ATGATGAAATTGAGAGCAATTTTAATACTTTTGTTAGGTTGTTTGCTTTTGCAGTCCTGCGGTAAAGAGCCTGATGTGATATATAAAAATGGTAAGATACATACATACGACGCAAATAACACTATTGCGGAGGCAATTGCCATAAAAGATGGGAAAATACTTGAGGTTGGTACAAATAATGATATTTTAGGCAAATATGAATCTGTAAACATAGTAGATTTGGGAGGAAAAGTAGTTTTACCCGGTTTTATTGATTGTGAGGGCTCGTTGGCGGAATTTTCGAAGAATTTGAGTTTGATTAATCTTTCCACTGCAAAATCAGTTGCTGAAATTACAGCACTTGTAAATGAAAGAGTTAAAAATCTTCCTTCTGATAGCTGGGTTGGTGGATTTTTCTGGAATGAGTTAATATTACCTGAAGCTGAATTGAATAAAATGGATAAAAGTGTTTTGGACAGTATTTCAACAACACAAAATATTTATTTAGTTAATCTTGATGGTTCGATAGTTTGGGTAAATTCCAAACTTTTGAATACTTTAAAGATTACAAAAGATACTCCTAATCCAAAGGATGGTGAAATCGGAAGATACGAAGATGGGGAACTGAACGGATTTCTATTTGATGCTGCTGTAAATCTTGTTAGAGAAAATATTCCTGAATTTTCGAATGATGAAATGAAGCAGTCGATGATAAAAGGGGTCAATGAACTTGTGAAATATGGTATCACAGAGCTTCAGGATAGAACAGTTAATTCAACATCTCTCGAAGCAATAAAGCAGTTAATAAATGAAGATAAATTTCCGATTCGAATGTATGCGGTGCTTTCATCAGGTGATAATACTTTTAATGAATATTTACAAAAAGGAATTGAGCTGAATTATAAGGACAAGCTGACCGTAAGAGCGGTTTCCATTGATTATGACGGTGCGTTCGGACTGCAAAGTGCCTCGATGCTTGATGATTACAAAACGGAACCGCACAGGATTGTTCCTTATGCAGTTGAACCGGATATTGTTGATTTATTAAAAAAAGCAGCAGCGAAGAATTTCCAGGTCAGGGTGAAAACAGTAGGTGACAATGCTGTTGTTGCAAGTTTGAATGCATACGAAAAAGTAAACAACGAAATAAAACTGACTGACAGCAGAACAGTGTTTGAGCACATTGAGTTTGCCGATAAAAATTCGATTAATAGGATAAGAGATTACAACATAATTCCATCTGTTCGTCCTGAGAATGCAATGCTGGACTTTGAAATTATTACTCCGAAGGTCGGGGATAGAAGCTTATCCCAGTGGGCTCTGTGGAATAGTCTGCTGCAAGCTGCCGGGAAACTGACTATCGGCTCTGATTTTCCATTTCAGCAAATTAATCCGTTTGTAAATATGTATTACCTGACAACAAGACAATTTACAGATACTACGATGGCAAGCATCACAAATCCGAATGAAAAAATTTCATTGGATGATGCTATAAGAGCATATACAATATGGGCGGCGTATTCGGCGTTTCAGGAGGAGTATAAGGGTTCGCTTGAAAAAGACAAATTTGCCGATATGGTTGTAATTTCAAATGATATATATGCCAATCCAAAGAATTTGTTATCTGCAAAAGTTGAAAAAACAATTATAAACGGAAAAGTTGTTTATCAATCAGGGAATTGA
- a CDS encoding MerR family transcriptional regulator: MKKNFAMKKLYYSISEVSKITDLEQYVLRYWETEFDCLKPAKNLAGNRIYTNKDIKLILYIKKLLRDEKYTIEGAKKLLKNYNFKEDEPSYGKEEQRPREESKPQMKIVQHYNEDELSLFGEGAGSKEIKAVIDENRQLKKDLHELKSLLGDLLENL, from the coding sequence ATGAAGAAGAATTTCGCAATGAAGAAATTGTATTATTCGATAAGTGAGGTCAGCAAAATCACAGACCTTGAACAATATGTTTTACGTTATTGGGAGACTGAATTTGACTGTCTGAAGCCTGCAAAAAACTTGGCAGGCAACAGGATATATACCAATAAAGATATAAAGTTAATTCTTTATATCAAAAAGCTTTTAAGGGACGAAAAATATACCATAGAAGGCGCTAAGAAGCTTCTGAAGAACTATAACTTCAAAGAAGATGAACCATCATACGGAAAAGAAGAGCAAAGACCTCGCGAAGAATCAAAGCCACAGATGAAAATTGTTCAGCATTATAATGAAGATGAGCTAAGCTTATTTGGCGAAGGTGCAGGCAGCAAGGAAATAAAAGCAGTCATAGATGAAAACCGCCAGCTTAAAAAAGACCTGCATGAGCTGAAATCTTTATTAGGCGATCTATTAGAAAATTTATAA
- a CDS encoding GNAT family protein — translation MLENKTIIKKIFYTPLEFSNKLVTMKLISLDHIQDLLKVALEPEIWKYTPTKVFNEDDMVYYVYNAMMEYKDEKGAAFVITDNQSGKIAGSTRISNISLPDKRAEIGWTWLGKDFHGKGLSKASKFELLRFLFEELQFQRVEFKTDVRNLKARKSLISTGAKEDGVLRSHTYLGDNYWRDSVYYSILSKEWEEAKQNNFKEFL, via the coding sequence ATGCTCGAAAACAAAACAATCATAAAAAAAATTTTTTATACTCCTCTTGAATTTTCAAATAAGCTTGTAACAATGAAGCTTATAAGTCTCGACCATATTCAGGATTTACTTAAAGTTGCGCTTGAACCTGAAATCTGGAAATATACTCCGACAAAAGTATTCAATGAAGATGACATGGTTTATTATGTTTATAATGCCATGATGGAATACAAAGACGAGAAAGGCGCAGCGTTTGTAATCACCGATAATCAATCCGGAAAAATTGCGGGAAGCACACGCATCTCAAACATTTCTCTTCCCGACAAGCGTGCTGAAATCGGCTGGACGTGGCTCGGAAAAGATTTTCATGGTAAAGGTTTAAGCAAAGCATCTAAGTTTGAGCTATTAAGATTTTTGTTTGAAGAGCTGCAATTTCAGCGGGTTGAATTTAAAACCGACGTCCGCAACCTGAAAGCTCGCAAATCGCTCATCAGCACCGGAGCAAAAGAAGACGGTGTCCTCCGAAGCCATACATACCTCGGTGACAACTACTGGCGCGATTCAGTCTATTACTCCATTCTCTCAAAAGAATGGGAGGAAGCCAAACAAAATAATTTTAAAGAGTTTTTGTAA